One stretch of Lacrimispora sphenoides DNA includes these proteins:
- the argJ gene encoding bifunctional glutamate N-acetyltransferase/amino-acid acetyltransferase ArgJ, with product MKQVDGGVTAAKGFKAASTAAGIKYKDRKDMAMIYSEVPCKAAGTFTTNIVKAAPVKWDKVIVENSPCAQAVVVNAGIANACTGEEGLRYCMETAEAAADSLSIPVSSVLVASTGVIGKQLPMDRIVAGVKAMVPALDGSQESGTAAAIAIMTTDTVKKEVAVQFEAGGKTITMGGMCKGSGMIHPDMCTMLSFVTTDAAISKELLQEALREDIKDTYNMISVDGDTSTNDTVLLLANGMAGNEEIQTKNEDYEAFCMALNFINEVLAKKMAGDGEGCTALFEVKIVGAETKEQAVTLSKSVITSSLTKAAIFGHDANWGRILCAMGYSGVIFDPEKVDLYFESAAGKLKIIENGVALSYSEEEATRILSEPEVTATADIKLGEATATAWGCDLTFDYVKINADYRS from the coding sequence ATGAAGCAGGTAGACGGCGGAGTAACCGCGGCAAAAGGATTTAAGGCGGCATCCACAGCAGCGGGAATTAAATATAAAGACAGAAAAGACATGGCGATGATTTACAGCGAGGTGCCCTGTAAGGCAGCAGGAACCTTTACCACCAATATTGTAAAAGCAGCCCCTGTAAAATGGGATAAGGTCATTGTGGAAAATTCCCCATGCGCCCAGGCAGTTGTTGTCAATGCGGGCATCGCCAATGCCTGTACAGGAGAGGAAGGGCTTCGTTACTGTATGGAAACAGCAGAAGCGGCGGCGGATAGCCTTTCTATCCCTGTCAGTTCCGTACTGGTGGCGTCCACCGGTGTGATCGGGAAGCAGCTTCCTATGGACCGAATTGTGGCAGGCGTGAAAGCCATGGTGCCTGCTCTTGACGGCAGCCAGGAAAGCGGGACGGCAGCGGCCATAGCCATTATGACTACGGATACGGTAAAGAAAGAGGTTGCAGTTCAATTTGAAGCCGGAGGAAAGACCATTACCATGGGCGGCATGTGCAAGGGCTCCGGAATGATCCATCCCGACATGTGCACCATGCTAAGCTTTGTTACCACTGATGCGGCTATTTCCAAAGAGCTTCTGCAGGAAGCATTAAGAGAGGACATCAAAGATACCTACAACATGATTTCCGTGGATGGGGACACCTCCACCAATGACACCGTGCTCCTTCTTGCAAACGGCATGGCGGGGAATGAAGAGATCCAGACAAAGAACGAGGATTATGAAGCATTTTGCATGGCGCTTAATTTCATTAATGAAGTTCTTGCAAAGAAGATGGCAGGCGATGGGGAAGGCTGTACCGCACTGTTTGAGGTAAAGATCGTTGGAGCGGAAACAAAGGAACAGGCGGTGACCCTTTCAAAATCAGTAATCACCTCCAGCCTGACCAAGGCTGCTATTTTCGGCCATGACGCCAACTGGGGCAGGATCCTTTGCGCCATGGGTTATTCCGGGGTCATATTTGATCCGGAAAAGGTGGACCTATATTTTGAGAGCGCAGCGGGAAAGTTAAAAATCATTGAAAACGGAGTCGCTCTTTCCTACAGTGAAGAGGAAGCCACCAGGATCTTATCGGAACCGGAAGTGACAGCAACTGCGGATATTAAATTGGGAGAAGCCACAGCTACGGCCTGGGGATGCGACCTGACCTTTGATTATGTGAAGATCAATGCGGATTACCGTTCATAA
- the nifS gene encoding cysteine desulfurase NifS: MKQLIYLDNAATTQTRPEVVEAMLPYFTEFYGNPSSVYEFSGISKKAVSGARETIANTLGAKANEIYFTAGGSESDNWALIATAEAYASKGKHIITSNIEHHAVLHTCEYLEKQGFEVTYLSVDENGVIKLEELKKAIRPDTILISIMFANNEIGTIEPIKEIGEIAKERGILFHTDAVQSFGHVPINVDEYHIDMLSASAHKINGPKGIGFLYIRSGIKSRSFIHGGAQERKRRAGTENVPGIVGFGKAVELAVAGMADRANKEYELRNYLMDRVMAEVPFTRINGHRKNRLSNNVNFAFQFIEGESLLIMLDMKGICGSSGSACTSGSLDPSHVLLAIGLPHEIAHGSLRLTLDENNTKEEMDYVVESIKEIVEKLRSMSPLYEDYIKHQAK, encoded by the coding sequence ATGAAGCAATTGATTTATCTTGACAATGCAGCGACTACCCAAACACGGCCCGAGGTCGTGGAAGCCATGCTGCCTTATTTTACGGAGTTTTATGGAAATCCATCCTCCGTATACGAGTTTTCCGGCATCTCAAAAAAAGCCGTCTCAGGAGCCAGAGAAACCATTGCAAACACTTTGGGAGCCAAGGCTAATGAGATCTATTTTACTGCAGGCGGTTCAGAGTCTGATAACTGGGCACTGATTGCAACAGCAGAGGCTTATGCTTCAAAAGGAAAACACATCATCACCAGTAATATTGAACACCATGCCGTGCTTCACACCTGTGAGTATTTGGAGAAGCAGGGCTTTGAGGTAACCTATTTAAGTGTAGATGAGAATGGGGTTATAAAGCTGGAGGAGCTTAAAAAAGCGATCCGCCCAGACACCATCCTTATTTCCATCATGTTTGCTAATAATGAGATAGGAACCATAGAACCGATCAAAGAAATCGGAGAGATTGCAAAAGAACGGGGAATATTATTCCACACAGATGCGGTCCAGTCATTTGGCCATGTGCCCATTAACGTAGATGAATACCATATCGATATGCTCAGTGCCAGCGCCCATAAGATCAATGGACCCAAAGGCATTGGCTTTCTCTATATCAGAAGCGGCATTAAATCCCGTTCCTTCATTCATGGAGGCGCTCAGGAGAGAAAACGCCGTGCCGGTACGGAGAATGTGCCGGGGATCGTAGGCTTTGGCAAGGCTGTGGAGCTTGCGGTTGCAGGTATGGCTGATAGAGCAAATAAGGAATATGAGCTTCGTAATTATCTGATGGACCGGGTTATGGCAGAGGTTCCTTTTACAAGAATTAACGGACACAGGAAAAACAGGCTGTCCAACAACGTAAATTTTGCTTTCCAGTTTATTGAAGGAGAGTCCCTGCTGATCATGCTGGATATGAAAGGTATATGCGGCTCCAGCGGTTCTGCCTGTACTTCAGGCTCCTTGGACCCATCTCATGTGCTGCTTGCCATTGGCCTTCCTCACGAAATCGCCCATGGTTCCCTTCGTCTGACCTTAGATGAGAACAACACAAAGGAAGAGATGGACTATGTTGTGGAATCCATTAAGGAGATCGTGGAAAAACTGCGCAGTATGTCCCCGCTTTATGAGGATTATATCAAGCATCAGGCGAAATAA
- a CDS encoding argininosuccinate synthase, with the protein MKEKVILAYSGGLDTTAIIPWLKENFDYEVICCCIDCGQGNELDGLEERAKLSGATKLYVENLVDDFCDNYIIPCVQANAVYENKYLLGTSMARPAIAKRLVEIARKEGATAICHGATGKGNDQIRFELGIKALAPDLKIIAPWRMTDVWTMQSREDEIEYCKQHGIDLPFSADNSYSRDRNLWHISHEGLELEDPANEPNYDHLLVLGVSPEKAPNEGEYVTMTFEKGIPASVNGEKMKVSDIITKLNELGGKHGVGIVDIVENRVVGMKSRGVYETPGGTILLEAHQQLEELVLDRATMEVKKDMGNKFAQIVYEGKWFTPLREAVQAFVESTQKYVTGEVKLKLYKGNIIKAGTTSPYSLYSESLASFTTGDLYDHHDADGFITLFGLPLKVRAMKMQEIEKTNK; encoded by the coding sequence ATGAAAGAGAAAGTTATTTTAGCCTATTCCGGCGGTCTTGATACCACAGCCATTATCCCGTGGTTAAAGGAAAATTTTGATTATGAGGTAATCTGCTGCTGCATCGACTGCGGTCAGGGAAATGAATTAGACGGTTTAGAGGAACGAGCAAAATTATCCGGTGCTACCAAATTATATGTTGAAAATCTGGTTGATGACTTCTGCGACAATTACATCATTCCATGTGTGCAGGCAAATGCGGTTTATGAAAACAAATACTTATTAGGAACATCCATGGCACGTCCGGCCATTGCAAAGAGGCTGGTGGAAATCGCAAGGAAAGAAGGCGCTACCGCCATCTGCCACGGCGCTACGGGTAAAGGAAACGACCAGATCCGTTTTGAGCTGGGAATCAAGGCTCTGGCTCCTGATTTAAAGATCATTGCTCCATGGCGTATGACCGATGTATGGACCATGCAGTCCCGCGAGGATGAGATTGAATACTGCAAGCAGCACGGAATCGACCTTCCTTTCTCTGCTGACAACAGCTACAGCCGTGATCGTAACTTATGGCACATCAGCCATGAAGGCCTGGAGCTTGAAGATCCGGCAAACGAACCTAACTATGACCATTTATTAGTACTGGGTGTATCTCCTGAAAAGGCTCCGAATGAGGGAGAATATGTGACCATGACCTTTGAAAAAGGTATCCCTGCCAGCGTCAATGGGGAAAAGATGAAAGTTTCTGATATCATTACCAAGTTAAATGAACTGGGCGGCAAGCACGGTGTCGGCATTGTGGATATCGTGGAAAACCGGGTTGTGGGAATGAAATCCCGCGGCGTTTATGAAACTCCCGGCGGAACCATTCTTCTTGAGGCTCATCAGCAATTAGAGGAATTGGTCTTAGACCGTGCTACGATGGAAGTGAAGAAAGATATGGGCAATAAATTTGCGCAGATCGTTTATGAAGGAAAATGGTTTACCCCCCTGCGTGAAGCAGTTCAGGCATTTGTGGAATCCACACAGAAGTATGTGACCGGAGAAGTAAAGCTGAAGCTTTATAAGGGTAATATCATTAAGGCCGGAACCACTTCTCCTTATTCCCTGTACAGCGAGTCCCTGGCTTCCTTTACAACAGGAGACTTATATGACCACCACGACGCAGATGGCTTCATCACTCTTTTCGGACTTCCGTTAAAGGTTCGTGCGATGAAGATGCAGGAAATTGAAAAAACAAATAAATAA
- the argB gene encoding acetylglutamate kinase: protein MQLDHSIMEKAEVLIEALPYIQRFNRKIIVVKYGGSAMVDEELKKQVIQDVVLLKLVGFKPIIVHGGGKEISRWVEKSGMEPHFVNGLRVTDEPTMEIAEMVLNRVNKSLVQMVNELGVKAVGISGKDGMMLKCQKRYSNGEDIGFVGDITEVDPQIIYDLLEKDFLPIICPVGFDENFETYNINADDAACAIATAMEAEKLAFLTDVEGVYKDFQNKESLISEMSMAEAQEFVESGMLGGGMLPKLQNCIDAMKQGVSRVHIMDGRIPHCLLLEIFTNRGIGTAIMSAGEERFYHAKQAGVH from the coding sequence ATGCAACTGGATCATAGCATTATGGAAAAAGCAGAGGTACTGATAGAAGCCCTCCCGTATATACAGCGTTTCAACCGCAAAATCATTGTAGTGAAATACGGCGGCAGCGCCATGGTGGATGAGGAATTGAAAAAGCAGGTCATCCAGGATGTAGTGCTTTTAAAACTGGTGGGCTTCAAGCCTATTATTGTTCACGGCGGGGGAAAGGAAATCAGCAGGTGGGTAGAAAAGTCAGGCATGGAGCCTCATTTTGTCAATGGCCTCCGGGTAACCGATGAACCTACTATGGAGATTGCAGAGATGGTACTTAACCGGGTCAATAAAAGCCTGGTGCAGATGGTTAATGAGCTGGGGGTAAAAGCCGTGGGAATCAGCGGAAAAGACGGTATGATGTTAAAATGCCAGAAACGCTATTCAAACGGAGAGGACATTGGTTTTGTGGGAGATATTACAGAGGTGGATCCTCAAATCATATATGATTTACTGGAAAAGGATTTTCTTCCCATCATATGCCCTGTGGGCTTTGACGAGAATTTTGAAACCTATAATATCAATGCTGATGATGCAGCCTGTGCCATTGCCACGGCTATGGAAGCGGAGAAGCTGGCTTTTTTGACAGATGTTGAGGGCGTTTATAAGGATTTTCAGAATAAGGAATCCCTTATTTCGGAAATGTCCATGGCTGAAGCGCAGGAATTTGTGGAAAGCGGGATGCTTGGGGGAGGTATGCTCCCTAAGCTTCAAAACTGCATCGATGCCATGAAGCAGGGAGTATCCAGGGTACATATCATGGATGGACGGATTCCCCATTGCCTGCTTTTGGAAATATTTACGAACAGGGGGATCGGAACGGCCATAATGAGTGCAGGAGAGGAGCGTTTTTATCATGCGAAGCAAGCAGGAGTACATTGA
- a CDS encoding GNAT family N-acetyltransferase, whose amino-acid sequence MILRTMTLEDYYQVHKLWTGIKGFGIRTVDDSREGVEKFLKRNPQTSVVAEEDGIIIGSILCGHDGRRGCMYHVCVAEEYRQNGVGHKMALEAMKRLQKEGISKVNLIAFKSNTLGNEFWSKSGWTYRNDINYYDFNLNEVNSVNFVD is encoded by the coding sequence ATGATACTTCGTACCATGACATTGGAGGATTATTACCAGGTGCATAAGCTATGGACAGGAATCAAAGGATTTGGAATCCGTACGGTAGACGATTCAAGAGAAGGCGTGGAAAAGTTTTTGAAGAGAAATCCCCAAACCAGCGTGGTGGCAGAAGAGGACGGAATTATCATAGGATCCATCCTATGCGGGCATGACGGGCGGCGGGGCTGTATGTATCATGTTTGTGTGGCAGAGGAATACCGACAGAATGGAGTAGGACATAAAATGGCTCTGGAAGCAATGAAACGGCTGCAAAAAGAAGGGATCAGCAAGGTAAACCTAATTGCTTTTAAGTCCAATACTTTGGGAAATGAATTCTGGAGCAAGTCCGGCTGGACATACCGCAATGATATTAATTATTACGATTTTAACCTAAATGAGGTTAACTCCGTAAATTTTGTTGATTAA
- a CDS encoding GNAT family N-acetyltransferase, translating into MELTFRYAERKDTALILKFIKELAEYEKMLDEVVATENLLEDWIFNRQKAEVIFALADGKEVGFALFFHNFSTFLGRAGIYLEDLYINTEYRGCGIGKALLKKLGEITVERGCGRLEWWCLDWNKPSIDFYRSMGAEPMEDWTVYRIAGNALKELAD; encoded by the coding sequence ATGGAATTGACATTCAGATACGCCGAAAGAAAAGATACGGCTCTAATATTGAAATTTATTAAGGAACTTGCAGAATACGAAAAGATGCTTGATGAGGTGGTGGCCACAGAGAATCTGCTGGAAGACTGGATTTTTAACAGGCAAAAGGCTGAGGTGATCTTTGCCCTGGCTGACGGGAAAGAGGTTGGTTTCGCTTTGTTCTTCCATAACTTTTCTACATTTTTAGGGAGAGCTGGAATCTATCTGGAAGATTTGTACATAAATACAGAGTACAGAGGCTGTGGAATTGGAAAGGCATTATTAAAGAAGCTGGGGGAGATCACGGTGGAACGGGGCTGCGGCAGGCTGGAATGGTGGTGCCTGGATTGGAACAAACCCAGCATTGATTTTTACCGTTCCATGGGAGCGGAGCCTATGGAGGACTGGACGGTTTACCGGATAGCAGGCAATGCTTTAAAAGAGCTGGCGGACTAA
- the mnmA gene encoding tRNA 2-thiouridine(34) synthase MnmA has product MSKGKVVVGMSGGVDSSVAAWLLKEQGYEVIGVTMQIWQDEDTGTQEENGGCCGLSAVDDARRVAWDLEIPYYVMNFKEEFKSQVIDYFVGEYQKGRTPNPCIACNRYVKWESLLKRSLDIGADFIATGHYAQIDKLPSGRYALKKSVTAAKDQTYALYNLTQNQLAHTLMPVGAYSKDQIREIADRINLMVAHKPDSQEICFIPDNDYAGFIEESAGEKAPEGNFVDLSGQVIGRHKGITHYTVGQRKGLNLSMGHPVFVVEIRPETNEVVIGTGDDVYDHTLRANHINWMAVPGLQGETMRVSAKIRYSHKGAMCTIQEVEDGVVECKFDEPQRAITPGQAVVFYDGDYVVGGGTIL; this is encoded by the coding sequence ATGAGCAAAGGGAAAGTAGTAGTAGGAATGTCTGGAGGTGTGGATTCTTCTGTGGCGGCATGGCTCCTGAAAGAACAGGGGTATGAAGTCATAGGTGTTACCATGCAGATATGGCAGGATGAGGATACCGGGACCCAGGAGGAAAACGGAGGCTGCTGCGGCTTAAGCGCCGTGGACGATGCCAGACGGGTGGCCTGGGACCTGGAGATTCCTTATTATGTCATGAATTTTAAAGAAGAATTCAAATCCCAGGTCATTGATTATTTTGTAGGAGAATACCAGAAGGGGCGTACGCCCAATCCCTGCATTGCCTGCAACCGTTATGTCAAATGGGAGTCTCTTTTAAAGCGAAGCCTGGATATCGGGGCTGATTTTATTGCCACAGGCCATTATGCCCAGATCGATAAGCTTCCAAGCGGAAGATATGCATTAAAGAAGTCCGTGACTGCGGCAAAGGACCAGACGTATGCCCTTTACAATCTAACGCAGAACCAGCTGGCCCATACCTTAATGCCGGTAGGAGCTTATTCCAAGGACCAGATCCGTGAGATCGCGGACAGGATCAATTTAATGGTAGCCCATAAGCCGGACAGTCAGGAGATCTGCTTTATTCCGGATAATGATTATGCAGGTTTCATTGAAGAAAGTGCAGGGGAAAAAGCGCCGGAGGGGAACTTTGTGGATCTTTCCGGCCAGGTGATCGGCAGACACAAGGGAATTACCCATTACACCGTAGGCCAGAGAAAAGGGCTTAACTTATCCATGGGCCACCCGGTTTTTGTGGTGGAGATACGGCCTGAAACCAATGAAGTAGTAATCGGAACAGGCGATGACGTTTATGACCATACTCTGCGGGCCAACCATATTAACTGGATGGCAGTTCCCGGACTTCAAGGAGAAACCATGCGGGTATCGGCAAAGATCCGCTACAGCCATAAGGGTGCCATGTGTACCATACAGGAAGTGGAGGATGGAGTGGTGGAATGCAAATTTGACGAACCTCAGCGTGCCATCACTCCTGGGCAGGCTGTGGTATTCTATGATGGAGACTATGTTGTCGGAGGAGGAACCATACTTTGA
- a CDS encoding patatin-like phospholipase family protein: MADYGLAMAGGGTRGAAHVGVLSALEEVGLLPDRVAGASAGSIVAGLYAAGMTIGDMRETVRWLIKHGRSLIDPDILGIALFLPQFLMGRETTLQGLIKGNRLQRFLCDLTDGMEIQGNCCKGLLVPAVDINSGDTVAFTNMFAEEIPLSALRQEHVKWERSGLLCDIMMSSSSVPAVFRPRQMNGFLLVDGGVTNNLPVDLLIAAGETRVIAVDIGEEYEMPHDYSIIETAFHSFSIMSRELKDCRSRGEILLLKPPMPKGAGLLTFECMEECMENGYLYTKKMIPRIRRVLEMR; encoded by the coding sequence ATGGCAGATTATGGACTGGCGATGGCAGGTGGCGGAACCAGGGGAGCAGCTCATGTGGGAGTATTATCGGCGCTGGAAGAAGTAGGACTTCTTCCCGACAGGGTAGCAGGGGCCAGTGCCGGAAGCATTGTAGCAGGGCTTTATGCAGCAGGCATGACAATCGGAGATATGAGGGAAACGGTGCGGTGGCTGATAAAACATGGCAGAAGCCTGATTGATCCGGATATTTTAGGAATTGCCCTATTTCTTCCCCAGTTCCTGATGGGAAGGGAGACAACGCTTCAAGGGCTTATAAAAGGAAACCGGCTTCAGCGTTTTCTCTGCGATTTAACGGATGGGATGGAGATACAGGGTAACTGCTGCAAGGGCCTGCTGGTTCCGGCTGTGGATATTAACAGCGGGGATACGGTAGCCTTTACAAACATGTTTGCAGAAGAAATTCCCCTTTCCGCATTGAGACAGGAGCACGTGAAATGGGAACGGAGCGGACTTCTTTGTGATATCATGATGTCAAGTTCCTCAGTTCCTGCCGTATTCCGGCCAAGGCAGATGAACGGCTTTCTGTTAGTGGATGGGGGTGTGACGAACAATCTTCCTGTAGACCTTTTGATCGCGGCGGGGGAAACAAGAGTCATTGCAGTGGACATTGGAGAAGAATATGAAATGCCTCACGATTATTCCATCATTGAGACTGCATTCCATTCCTTCTCCATTATGAGCAGGGAGCTTAAGGACTGCCGTTCCAGAGGTGAGATCCTTCTGTTAAAGCCGCCCATGCCAAAAGGTGCAGGACTTTTGACCTTTGAATGCATGGAAGAGTGTATGGAAAATGGCTACCTTTACACAAAAAAAATGATCCCAAGGATCAGGCGGGTACTGGAAATGAGATAG
- a CDS encoding ACT domain-containing protein gives MNLKRISAEFSVCKLSGPAEIGTLDITSGFWFLGKTDEELSLVCETSSVPQNAAEREDGFLAFRIEGILDFSLIGILSKISTVLADHGIGIFAVSTFNTDYILVKKENYEKALNHLLAAGYTVTGTKEED, from the coding sequence ATGAATTTAAAAAGAATATCTGCAGAATTTTCCGTGTGTAAGCTGTCTGGTCCAGCGGAAATTGGAACACTTGACATTACCTCCGGATTCTGGTTTCTGGGAAAGACAGACGAGGAGCTGTCGCTGGTATGCGAAACTTCCTCAGTTCCCCAAAATGCCGCGGAGCGGGAGGATGGTTTTTTGGCATTCCGAATAGAAGGAATCCTGGATTTTTCCCTCATCGGGATTTTATCAAAAATATCAACGGTACTGGCAGATCATGGAATCGGGATATTTGCAGTATCCACATTTAATACGGATTACATTCTTGTGAAAAAGGAAAATTATGAAAAGGCTTTAAATCATCTGTTGGCCGCAGGGTATACGGTCACAGGAACAAAGGAGGAAGACTGA
- a CDS encoding N-acetylmuramoyl-L-alanine amidase translates to MRNVRKGRGWLLLASILLCAFMLAGCARKYEAVKAPALEEAQGGLGQEEGEETAPVSIAEDKTGETETGKSAETSSHEATVTMETAPSFEAADETVYVTGSQVNIRKFPSADGEILDKLDKGAVLKRTGSSESWSRVVYKDKECYISSRYVSKDKPVQETASAAPSVSGNGTGKIIAIDAGHQAKGNSEKEPIGPGSSEMKAKVASGTQGTATGIPEYQLTLAVSLKLKQELINRGYQVYMIRETHDVNISNAERAQMADKSGADIFVRVHANSLNDSSVQGALTMCQTAKNPYNGNLYSKSQALSKAVVNGICNQTGFKNRGVQETDSMSGINWCNIPVTIVEMGFMSNADEDKKMATEEYRDKIVKGIADGIDAYYK, encoded by the coding sequence TTGAGGAATGTAAGAAAAGGTCGCGGTTGGCTGTTATTGGCCTCTATCCTTCTTTGCGCATTTATGCTAGCAGGCTGTGCCAGGAAATATGAAGCAGTAAAAGCACCTGCTCTGGAAGAAGCCCAGGGCGGTTTAGGCCAGGAGGAGGGAGAAGAAACGGCTCCCGTGTCCATTGCGGAGGATAAAACCGGAGAAACTGAGACCGGAAAATCAGCGGAGACAAGCTCCCATGAAGCTACTGTAACCATGGAGACAGCTCCTTCTTTTGAGGCAGCCGATGAGACCGTTTATGTTACCGGATCCCAGGTAAATATAAGAAAGTTTCCTTCTGCTGACGGAGAGATTCTGGACAAACTTGATAAGGGTGCTGTCCTTAAACGGACCGGATCCAGCGAGAGCTGGAGCCGGGTAGTTTATAAGGACAAGGAATGCTATATTTCCTCCCGGTACGTGTCAAAAGACAAGCCGGTTCAGGAGACGGCGAGTGCAGCTCCTTCTGTTTCCGGAAACGGGACGGGGAAGATCATTGCCATAGACGCAGGCCATCAGGCAAAGGGCAATTCCGAAAAGGAGCCCATCGGGCCAGGCTCTTCTGAGATGAAGGCAAAGGTGGCTTCCGGAACTCAGGGAACGGCAACAGGTATCCCGGAATACCAGCTCACTCTTGCGGTTTCTTTAAAACTAAAGCAGGAGCTTATAAACAGGGGCTATCAGGTTTATATGATCCGGGAAACCCATGATGTAAACATCAGCAATGCAGAACGTGCCCAGATGGCGGATAAAAGCGGAGCAGATATCTTCGTTCGGGTCCATGCCAATTCCTTAAATGACAGTAGCGTTCAGGGGGCTCTTACCATGTGCCAGACGGCTAAGAATCCTTACAACGGAAACTTATACAGCAAGAGCCAGGCTCTTTCCAAAGCCGTTGTGAATGGAATCTGCAATCAGACCGGATTTAAGAACCGGGGAGTGCAGGAGACAGATTCCATGAGCGGCATCAACTGGTGTAATATACCGGTTACCATTGTGGAGATGGGATTCATGAGCAATGCGGACGAAGATAAGAAGATGGCTACCGAGGAATACCGCGATAAGATCGTAAAAGGGATTGCCGACGGAATCGATGCATATTATAAATAA
- the argC gene encoding N-acetyl-gamma-glutamyl-phosphate reductase — MIKAGIIGSTGYAGGELARLLLQRDDIEILWYGSKSYVDQKYASIYQNMFQIVDDFCRDDNVETLAEIADVIFTATPQGFCASLINEEILSKTKVIDLSADYRIKDVAVYEEWYKMEHKTPQFIKEAVYGLPEINREKIKNARLIANPGCYPTCSTLSIYPLVKEGLIDPSTIIIDAKSGTSGAGRGAKVDNLYCEVNENIKAYGVGVHRHTPEIEEQLSYGAGRPVTISFTPHLVPMNRGILITSYAALTKSVSYEEVKAVYDKYYSKEYFIRVLEKDVVPQTKWVEGSNFVDVNFKIDPRTNRVIMMGAMDNLVKGAAGQAVQNMNILFGLPENKGLKLIPLFP; from the coding sequence ATGATTAAGGCAGGAATAATAGGATCCACCGGATATGCAGGCGGCGAGCTTGCAAGACTTTTGCTACAGAGAGACGATATAGAGATCCTATGGTACGGATCAAAAAGCTATGTAGATCAGAAATACGCTTCTATTTACCAAAACATGTTTCAGATTGTGGACGATTTCTGCCGGGATGATAATGTGGAGACCCTGGCTGAAATCGCAGATGTAATTTTTACGGCGACGCCTCAGGGTTTTTGTGCATCTCTTATAAATGAGGAGATTTTAAGTAAGACAAAGGTGATTGATTTAAGCGCAGATTACCGGATCAAGGATGTGGCTGTCTATGAGGAATGGTATAAGATGGAGCACAAGACACCTCAGTTTATAAAGGAAGCAGTCTACGGACTACCGGAAATCAATCGGGAGAAAATTAAAAATGCCAGACTCATCGCCAATCCAGGCTGTTATCCTACCTGCTCTACTCTATCCATTTATCCTCTGGTAAAGGAAGGGCTCATTGACCCCAGCACAATCATCATTGATGCCAAGTCAGGAACCTCCGGTGCCGGAAGAGGAGCTAAGGTGGATAACTTATACTGTGAGGTCAATGAAAACATAAAGGCTTACGGCGTAGGCGTTCACAGACACACTCCGGAAATTGAGGAGCAATTATCCTATGGGGCGGGCCGTCCGGTCACCATAAGCTTTACCCCCCATCTGGTGCCCATGAACCGGGGCATTCTCATAACGTCCTATGCGGCTCTCACCAAGTCAGTTTCTTATGAGGAAGTAAAAGCGGTCTATGATAAATATTATTCTAAAGAATACTTTATCCGGGTTCTGGAAAAGGATGTGGTTCCCCAGACCAAATGGGTGGAAGGAAGCAATTTTGTGGATGTGAATTTCAAGATTGATCCAAGAACTAACAGGGTAATCATGATGGGTGCTATGGATAATCTGGTAAAGGGAGCCGCAGGACAGGCGGTGCAAAACATGAATATCCTGTTTGGACTGCCGGAGAATAAAGGGCTTAAGCTCATTCCTCTGTTCCCGTAA
- the nifU gene encoding Fe-S cluster assembly scaffold protein NifU, whose translation MYTEKVMDHFEHPRNVGEIDNPSGMGTVGNAKCGDIMRIYLDIDENQIIRDVKFKTFGCGAAVATSSMATEMVKGKSVQEAMAVTNMAVCEALDGLPPVKVHCSLLAEEAIHAALWDYAKKNGLEIEGLKKPKSDIGEEEVEEEY comes from the coding sequence ATGTATACAGAAAAAGTTATGGATCATTTTGAGCATCCAAGAAATGTAGGGGAAATTGATAACCCCAGCGGCATGGGCACCGTAGGTAATGCCAAGTGCGGCGATATTATGAGAATCTATCTGGATATTGATGAAAATCAGATTATCCGTGATGTGAAATTTAAAACCTTTGGCTGCGGAGCCGCGGTTGCTACCAGCAGCATGGCTACAGAGATGGTAAAGGGAAAATCCGTTCAGGAGGCCATGGCTGTGACGAATATGGCTGTCTGTGAAGCGCTTGATGGATTACCCCCGGTTAAGGTTCACTGTTCCCTGCTGGCAGAGGAAGCAATTCACGCTGCCTTATGGGACTATGCAAAGAAAAACGGACTTGAGATTGAGGGCTTAAAGAAACCCAAGTCTGATATCGGTGAGGAAGAAGTGGAAGAAGAATATTAA